The proteins below come from a single Drosophila busckii strain San Diego stock center, stock number 13000-0081.31 chromosome X, ASM1175060v1, whole genome shotgun sequence genomic window:
- the LOC108605117 gene encoding gamma-butyrobetaine dioxygenase — protein sequence MLSLRRRLWQAAAASLSRRCLSVRIINERNIELQPAAAAAAEERLIFPGVWLRDNCQCAKCFHANSQSRQHDWDKFDTQVRPLQLQLNAEQQQLQVRWSDEHESSYGLSWLRERSFEPQAQREYLQRDYRPAMRLWAGAQFEQVAQRFDYARVMSEDAALQQWLQALAVYGVALLHGAPLDAGVVRRLAERVGFIRRTSYGEEFVVQAKPGAQNYAYLSTPLPLHTDLPYYEYKPSVNILHCVVQTASSGGSNLLVDAFHIAERLRQEQREHFERLCSIAVNWNDIGSEAGQQFHNIWRQPVICRDADGAYTRINHSVPQRDSHFTVPLEQVQPWYESYAKFVRLARQDAHSFKLQPGDVLSFNNLRLLHGRTGYDDTEQNSRYIVGAYMDWDIIYSRLRVLKRQQ from the exons ATGTTAAGCTTAAGACGTcgcttgtggcaagcagcagccgcgtCGCTTAGTCGCCGCTGCCTAAGCGTGCGCATAATAAACGAGCGCAACATTgagctgcagccagcagcagcagcagcagcagaggagCGCCTAATCTTTCCTGGAGTTTGGCTGCGTGACAATTGCCAATGCGCTAAATGTTTTCATGCGAATTCGCAGTCGCGGCAGCATGACTGGGATAAGTTCGATACGCAGGTGCgtccgctgcagctgcagctgaacgcggagcagcagcagctgcaggtgcGCTGGAGCGATGAGCACGAGAGCAGCTATGGGCTGAGCTGGCTGCGGGAGCGCAGCTTTGAGCCGCAGGCACAGCGCGAATATTTGCAGCGCGACTATCGCCCAGCAATGCGCCTATGGGCGGGCGCGCAGTTCGAGCAAGTGGCGCAGCGTTTCGACTACGCGCGTGTAATGAGCGAAGATGCTGCACTGCAGCAATGGCTCCAAGCGCTGGCAGTTTATGGCGTCGCTTTGCTGCATGGCGCGCCGCTTGACGCTGGCGTCGTGCGTCGTTTAGCTGAGCGCGTTGGCTTCATAAGACGCACCAGCTACGGCGAGGAGTTCGTAGTGCAGGCCAAGCCTGGAGCACAGAATTATGCGTATCTATcaacgccgctgccgctgcacacAGATCTGCCCTACTACGAATACAAGCCGAGCGTTAATATTCTGCACTGTGTAGTGCAAACTGCCTCAAGTGGTGGCAGCAATTTGCTCGTCGATGCATTTCACATTGCCGAGCGACTGCGTCAGGAGCAGCGCGAGCACTTTGAGCGACTCTGCAGCATCGCAGTGAATTGGAATGATATTGGCAGCGAGGCGGGTCAGCAGTTTCACAATATTTGGCGGCAGCCAGTCATTTg TCGCGATGCTGACGGCGCCTACACGCGCATCAATCACAGCGTGCCACAGCGCGATAGTCACTTTACTGTGCCGCTGGAGCAAGTGCAGCCCTGGTATGAATCCTATGCCAAATTTGTGCGTCTAGCGCGCCAAGATGCGCATTCGTTTAAGTTGCAGCCCGGCGATGTTTTGAGCTTCAACAATCTGCGTCTGCTGCATGGACGCACCGGCTACGATGACACTGAGCAGAATTCCCGTTATATTGTTGGCGCCTACATGGACTGGGACATAATCTATTCGCGTTTGCGTGTGCTCAagcgacaacaataa